The Haloarchaeobius amylolyticus genome window below encodes:
- a CDS encoding cation-translocating P-type ATPase gives MAEHDVDTDTLLGELDTAEEGLSSDEAARRLEEYGRNEFVEGDRRSVVDIFVAQFESALIWVLIAAAIVAAVVGHGVDAALITGIVVLNGIFGFVQDYRAEESLRALRELAAPTATVLRDGEQVEVPAPEVVPGDVLVLTAGDAVPADARLLRASDLAADEAALTGESLPQSKETGVLDADTAVADRDNLVYKQTTVVRGSGRAVVYATGMDTQVGAIAAELGTVENRETPLQEDLDRFGRRVGLGVLVLATIIGGVLVAGGASLLRAGLTAISLAVAAVPEGLPAVVTLTLALGVRRMADQNALVRELPAVESLGSVDVVATDKTGTVTEGQMTVTKAWVHGREFAVEDTDLDHERERLLFEIGAVCNDATGENGDPTEVALVDSAAAVGLDPGTLREERPRTDEIPFSSERRRMATVHDDRSFVKGAPTTVLEHSSQILTEDGPVDLDEATREQVHEMADGFADQALRVLGFAYGDPADPESDLVFVGLQGMQDPPRPEVRGAIAETRDAGIDVKLITGDNRRTAAVIGEQVGLSGEVVTGNDIDAMEEGDLDEAVETHDVFARVLPEHKVAICRALQANGHTVAMTGDGVNDAPALKHADVGISMGERGTEVAKQASDLVLLDDNYATIARAIRNGRTIFDNIWKFVAYLLSANAAEVLLVFIASLYGLLILPPAQLLWINLLTDGLPAVALGVDPESGDVMDRPPRDRSEGILDPQMRRTIAGLGLSSTVVMLGLVYWLVTSGSTTEYLVTMVFTTFVVVEFAKLYVVRWIPGHPEPNRWLAVAVLASLVLQLAVLYVGPLQRAFDVVPLTLADWGIVGATTLLTAIPMVGVVWLLRKRAPGTGRQAVGEARPQQAD, from the coding sequence GTGGCCGAACACGACGTCGATACAGACACGCTGCTGGGGGAACTCGACACCGCCGAGGAGGGCCTGTCGAGCGACGAGGCGGCGAGACGGCTGGAGGAGTACGGACGGAACGAGTTCGTCGAGGGCGACCGCCGGAGCGTCGTCGACATCTTCGTCGCCCAGTTCGAGAGCGCGCTCATCTGGGTGCTGATCGCGGCGGCCATCGTCGCCGCGGTGGTCGGACACGGCGTCGACGCCGCGCTCATCACCGGCATCGTCGTCCTCAACGGCATCTTCGGGTTCGTGCAGGACTACCGGGCCGAGGAGAGCCTGCGCGCCCTGCGCGAGCTCGCTGCGCCGACCGCGACCGTCCTCCGGGACGGCGAACAGGTCGAGGTGCCGGCGCCCGAGGTCGTCCCCGGCGACGTACTGGTACTGACGGCGGGCGACGCGGTCCCGGCCGACGCCCGGCTCCTGCGGGCGAGCGACCTCGCGGCCGACGAGGCCGCGCTCACGGGCGAGAGCCTCCCGCAGTCCAAGGAGACCGGCGTCCTCGACGCCGACACCGCGGTCGCCGACCGCGACAACCTCGTCTACAAGCAGACGACCGTCGTGCGCGGGTCCGGGCGCGCGGTGGTCTACGCGACCGGGATGGACACGCAGGTCGGGGCCATCGCGGCCGAGCTCGGGACCGTCGAGAACCGCGAGACGCCCCTCCAGGAGGACCTCGACAGGTTCGGCCGGCGCGTCGGCCTCGGCGTGCTCGTCCTCGCGACCATCATCGGCGGCGTGCTCGTGGCCGGCGGCGCGAGCCTCCTCCGGGCGGGCCTCACGGCCATCTCGCTGGCGGTCGCCGCGGTCCCGGAGGGGCTCCCGGCGGTGGTCACCCTCACGCTCGCGCTCGGGGTCCGCCGGATGGCCGACCAGAACGCGCTCGTCCGCGAACTCCCCGCGGTCGAGTCGCTCGGGTCGGTCGACGTGGTCGCCACCGACAAGACCGGGACCGTCACCGAGGGCCAGATGACCGTGACGAAGGCGTGGGTCCACGGCCGCGAGTTCGCCGTCGAGGACACCGACCTCGACCACGAGCGCGAGCGACTCCTGTTCGAGATCGGCGCGGTCTGCAACGACGCTACCGGCGAGAACGGCGACCCGACCGAGGTCGCACTGGTCGACTCGGCGGCGGCGGTCGGTCTCGACCCCGGGACCCTCCGCGAGGAACGCCCCCGGACCGACGAGATTCCGTTCTCCTCGGAGCGCCGGCGGATGGCGACCGTCCACGACGACCGCAGTTTCGTCAAGGGCGCTCCGACGACGGTCCTCGAACACTCCTCGCAGATTCTCACCGAAGACGGGCCGGTCGACCTCGACGAGGCGACCCGCGAGCAGGTCCACGAGATGGCCGACGGCTTCGCCGACCAGGCCCTTCGCGTGCTGGGATTCGCCTACGGCGACCCGGCAGACCCCGAATCCGACCTCGTGTTCGTCGGCCTGCAGGGGATGCAGGACCCGCCCCGGCCCGAGGTCCGCGGCGCCATCGCGGAGACGCGCGACGCCGGCATCGACGTGAAGCTCATCACCGGCGACAACCGCCGGACCGCGGCCGTCATCGGCGAGCAGGTCGGGCTCTCCGGCGAGGTCGTCACCGGCAACGACATCGACGCGATGGAGGAGGGCGACCTCGACGAGGCGGTCGAGACCCACGACGTGTTCGCCCGCGTCCTCCCCGAGCACAAGGTCGCCATCTGCCGCGCCCTGCAGGCGAACGGGCACACCGTCGCCATGACCGGGGACGGCGTGAACGACGCACCGGCGCTGAAACACGCCGACGTGGGCATCTCGATGGGCGAACGCGGGACCGAGGTCGCCAAGCAGGCCTCCGACCTCGTCCTGCTCGACGACAACTACGCGACCATCGCCCGGGCCATCCGGAACGGCCGGACCATCTTCGACAACATCTGGAAGTTCGTCGCCTACCTGCTGTCGGCCAACGCCGCGGAGGTGCTGCTCGTGTTCATCGCCTCGCTGTACGGGCTGCTCATCCTGCCGCCGGCACAACTGCTCTGGATCAACCTGCTCACCGACGGCCTGCCGGCGGTCGCCCTCGGCGTCGACCCCGAGAGCGGCGACGTGATGGACCGGCCGCCTCGCGACCGGAGCGAGGGCATCCTCGACCCGCAGATGCGCCGGACCATCGCCGGGCTCGGCCTCTCGTCGACCGTCGTCATGCTCGGGCTCGTCTACTGGTTGGTGACGAGTGGCAGCACGACCGAGTACCTCGTCACGATGGTGTTCACCACCTTCGTCGTCGTGGAGTTCGCGAAGCTCTACGTCGTGCGGTGGATCCCGGGCCACCCCGAGCCGAACCGCTGGCTCGCCGTCGCCGTCCTCGCCTCACTCGTCTTGCAACTGGCGGTGCTGTACGTCGGGCCGCTCCAGCGCGCCTTCGACGTCGTGCCCCTGACGCTCGCGGACTGGGGCATCGTCGGCGCGACGACGCTCCTGACCGCGATTCCGATGGTCGGCGTCGTCTGGCTGCTCAGGAAGCGCGCACCCGGAACCGGGAGGCAGGCGGTCGGGGAGGCGCGGCCGCAGCAGGCCGACTGA
- a CDS encoding NAD-dependent epimerase/dehydratase family protein, which translates to MADSTVLVTGGTGFIGSYVAKDLVDHGHDVVAYDLSTDDRILSKLGIADDVTIRRGDVSDSTDVVRAVKETGTTHIVHLAALLTNTARDNPRAAMQVNIEGTNNIFEAARTLDDQVERVAWASSAAVYAPPHNYDDGSDWWVSEDDLVYPDTLYGATKEYNEHQARVYHEDHDLSHVAIRPTVAYGPYRETGGSAFLANIIEKPAVGESFSVEYGDQEIDWQHVEDIAQAFRLAAFTPDEELSQRVYNVRGELATIREAAETVEKIMPDADIEVSDEGELPWTQRLDMTKFQEDTGYEVQYDLESGFRKYIEVLREEAGLDPV; encoded by the coding sequence ATGGCAGACAGCACGGTACTCGTCACCGGTGGTACGGGCTTCATCGGCTCCTACGTCGCGAAGGACCTGGTCGACCACGGCCACGACGTGGTCGCCTACGACCTCTCGACCGACGACCGCATCCTCTCGAAACTCGGTATCGCCGACGACGTGACCATCCGCCGCGGCGACGTGAGCGACTCGACAGACGTGGTCCGCGCGGTCAAGGAGACCGGCACGACCCACATCGTCCACCTCGCGGCCCTGCTGACCAACACGGCGCGGGACAACCCCCGCGCCGCGATGCAGGTCAACATCGAGGGCACGAACAACATCTTCGAGGCCGCGCGCACCCTCGACGACCAGGTCGAGCGCGTCGCCTGGGCGTCCTCCGCCGCGGTGTACGCCCCGCCGCACAACTACGACGACGGCTCGGACTGGTGGGTCTCCGAGGACGACCTCGTCTACCCGGACACCCTCTACGGCGCGACCAAGGAGTACAACGAGCACCAGGCCCGCGTCTACCACGAGGACCACGACCTGTCCCACGTCGCCATCCGACCGACCGTCGCCTACGGTCCCTACCGCGAAACTGGGGGAAGCGCCTTCCTCGCGAACATCATCGAGAAGCCCGCCGTCGGCGAGTCCTTCTCGGTCGAGTACGGCGACCAGGAGATCGACTGGCAGCACGTCGAGGACATCGCCCAGGCGTTCCGTCTCGCCGCGTTCACCCCCGACGAAGAGCTCAGCCAGCGCGTCTACAACGTGCGCGGCGAGCTCGCCACCATCCGCGAGGCCGCCGAGACCGTCGAGAAGATCATGCCCGACGCCGACATCGAGGTCTCCGACGAGGGCGAACTCCCCTGGACCCAGCGTCTGGACATGACGAAGTTCCAGGAAGATACGGGGTACGAGGTGCAGTACGACCTCGAATCCGGCTTCCGCAAGTACATCGAGGTGCTGCGGGAGGAAGCGGGACTGGACCCGGTCTGA